Part of the Pseudomonadota bacterium genome is shown below.
CGACGCGGCGACGGCGCACTTCGGCGCGTGGCAGAGGTTCTACGACCTGCTCGGCACCGGCTGGCAGGAGCACGAGACGTGGCGGATGCTCGTGTGGAGCCACTACCTCGACGCGGTGTACTTCGCGCGTCGGGGGGATCGCGACGACGCGAGGAAGGCGCTCGACCTCGCCCGCCACCTCGGGACGGACGCGCCCCAGCTCGTCGAGCTCCGCGCTCTCGTGGACAAGCCGGGCAAGGGGCCGATCGACGTCGCGCCGTTCCTGCCGGGGTTCGAGGCCGTGGAGAAGCCGCGCGGCGGTCGATAGGGAACCTCGATCACGGTCGCGAGCGAGCTACTCCTTCGACGGACTCCAGACTATACGATTGTCAGTATCCGGTCCGGTCGAACCTGAGCACGAAGATCTCGGTGTCGCCGCTGGCGGTCAAGCTCCTCGGCGACACCGCCGCCGTCTCCGCCATGCTCGACCGCCTCCTCCACCACGGACACGTCCTGCGCTGCGGCCCTAAAAGCTGGCGAACCAAACATGCGGGCTTGAAACACGAGGAGAAGAAGAAGTAGATCGATCCCAGATCAGGTCCCGGCCCGACTGGCCGCTTTTGACCTGTCTTTCACTGGCCGCTTTTCAACTGTCGACCGGGGACATGTCCGTCGAGCCACCTCCCCCCGGCGACACCCAAAAGCAGCAAGTGATCGACACCTGAAAAGCGGCCAGTGAGGAAGCCGGGACGTTGACCCGAGCGGCGAGCGGTGGCTCTCCGCCCTGATGAGCAACGTCTTGAGTGAAACGAAGCAAAGCCAGGTGGTCGCGCTGGGGCGCCTCGGGTGGCCGCCTCACGCCTTTTCGATGTGCCGCTGCAGCTCGTCGAGTACTAGGTTCAGATCGGCCTCGAGCTTCGCGATGTCGTCGAGGACAATGTAGATGAAAGTCTTCCTCTCCTTGATCTTGAAGAACTTCACGCGCTGAGAATTGGGGTGCGGATCGAAACCGGTCAGGTGCTTGGGCTTGCGGAGCCTTGCGAAGACGAGCGTCCCCTCATCGCGCCAGAGCAGACCCGTGTGGATCTGCGCCTTGTCGCCCTGCGGGGTCTTGCCGTTGACAATCGCCAGGATGGTCAGATCCCCCTTGATCCCGCCGCCATGACCAACCCCGATTGCTTTCTTGCCCTTGTCTATAACGAAGGAGGTCCAGTCACGTTTCGCGGCCACGATCTTTTCGAGCCGTTTCTCGACGATCTCAGTAAAACGCTGGAGGACTTGCACCGCTTCGGTGTAGCGCAGGATCCCGTCCTGCAAGAAAACGTCTTCTTCATTCGACATTTTCGAGACCTTTCTTCAGGAGCTCAGTCTGTCTCGCCAGCCGGTTCAGGTGCCGGAGCTGTTTGGTTGGAACTTCGCTCGTATTCCGCGTCGTCGCCAAGTGCCCGAGGAGTCGCTGCTCCACGGCGCCCGTGAAGGCGTATGCCCATGCCCTCCAGATAACGTCTTCCTCTTTTGCAGCAAGCGCTTTCCTGAGCGCCACCGCTACGTCGTCCCAGGTGAGTTCTTCCACCGTGTCGTGCAATCCCTCGTCTTCCTCGTCGATCTCGTGCTTTTTCACGTCTTTCCACTCGTCCAGGTCCTCGGCCGGAAGGAGCATGAAGTTCTTCCAGACCGTGGCTGCTGGGTGCCGCTCGTGCAGCTTGCGCCCGGCTTCGAAAACCTTGCGGAAACCCTTGTCACCGATTTTCACCTCGACGTGGGCGTGCGCGCCGCTCTCCCACTCGACGATCAGGTCGCCCCGACGCTCCCCATCCTTGGTCCTCTCCTCTCGGGACACGGTGCACGCGCCGAGTTCCGCGTCTTCTCCGAAGGCGTCGCCTAGCAGCAGACAGGCGAGCCTTCCGCCCCTCGAGGTTTCGATCAGGTAGGCGAGCCAGTCGGACCAATCTTCTTCGCGGGAGAGGCGCAGCGGTCGGAACCTCGACCAGTCCCGCGCGCTCGGATCCCCACCGAGATCCGCGAGCAGTGCGTTCCACCGATTGAGCAGGACCTGGCGTTCGTTGCACACACGTAGCAGATCAAAGCGCGCCAGATCGGTGAGCTTGTCGAAGAGGCTCCAGTCCATGACCAACACAGTACTTCCCCAGGGAGTGCCCAGCAAGAGGGCGTTAGGCAACTAGGTCACAGGCTGTCCTACTGGGCGGCTACTCTCCGAGAGAGGTAATATCCGAGGATACAGGAGGCCCCGCCATGGAGCTCATCGAAGTGAAAACGACCGCGCAGTTCAAGAAGCACGTCACCGACAGCGACGTGCCGGTGATGGTCTACTTCTATGCGCCGTGGTGAGGCGCCTGCGGACCGGCCGGTCGGGCCGTGGAGAAGGCGGTCGCAGCGGCGAAGGGGAAGGTGGCCCTGGTCAAGGTGAACATCGACGACGCCGAGAAGCTCGCCGACAAGCAGGACATCGAGTACGTGCCGACGATCCGTCTGCACCGGCGTGGCTGCCCGGCATCGCAACTAGAGGCCAAGCCGACGCCGAAGGCGCTCGGGCAGTGGATCGGGGAGTACCTGTCCCTGAAGCCGGCGAGGAAGACGAAGAGGTGAGCGGCGGGAGCGACAGAGGCGCCGGCCTCCTTGAGCGGACGATCTTCTCGTTCGACACCGAGACCACGGGGCTCGATCCGATCGAGGACCGCATCGTCCAGATCGGCGGGGTGTTCCTTCGGAGGGGCGAGCTCGTCGGGCCGCGGCGGTCGTCGCTCGTCAACCCGGGCGTGCCGATCCCGCCCGACGTCACGGCGATCCACGGCATCACCGACGCGGACGTGGC
Proteins encoded:
- a CDS encoding thioredoxin domain-containing protein, translating into MEKAVAAAKGKVALVKVNIDDAEKLADKQDIEYVPTIRLHRRGCPASQLEAKPTPKALGQWIGEYLSLKPARKTKR